A region of Argentina anserina chromosome 5, drPotAnse1.1, whole genome shotgun sequence DNA encodes the following proteins:
- the LOC126795196 gene encoding uncharacterized protein LOC126795196 → MEFGKLSCFRHNSPTLRLQILNLTSRNQFRNRLMHPGRLQRQILRLLIGRQGIHHGLPIIQAAIILILLRNIPRATITAAATAAAGSGESLRIMAPQHTECDTSFGGAAETSPATVQRALSFRQRVPSLPAASSFPSGSKLVFFSFPTLPAASLVQQVSPVQTSPAAVFSDKTVGRSDDAFNTFFPRPAPASTSLAPSSSTSSPPSSTRSTPAPTASSSTPSSSSPARRTPPTPSRRHSQ, encoded by the exons ATGGAATTCGGCAAGCTGAGCTGCTTTCGGCATAACTCTCCCACACTGAGGCTTCAAATTCTCAACCTGACGAGCAGGAACCAGTTTCGCAATCGGCTCATGCATCCGGGGCGGCTCCAAAGGCAGATTCTTCGGCTTCTCATCGGCCGCCAAGGCATCCACCACGGCCTCCCAATCATCCAGGCAGCcatcatcctcatcctccTCCGTAATATTCCCAGAGCAACAATCACCGCTGCTGCTACTGCTGCTGCTGGATCCGGTGAAAGTCTCCGAATCATGGCCCCCCAGCACACTGAGTGCGAT ACGAGCTTCGGCGGAGCAGCAGAGACCTCGCCGGCCACCGTCCAGCGAGCTCTTTCCTTCCGTCAGCGAGTTCCTTCCCTTCCGGCAGCGAGCTCCTTCCCTTCCGGCAGCAAGCttgtcttcttctccttcccgACCCTTCCGGCAGCGAGTCTCGTCCAGCAAGTTTCTCCGGTGCAGACTTCACCGGCCGCCGTCTTCAGCGACAAGACCGTCGGCCGCAGCGACGACGCCTTCAACACCTTCTTTCCGAGACCGGCGCCGGCAAGCACGTCCCTCGCGCCATCTTCGTCGACCTCGAGCCCACCGTCATCGACGAGATCCACACCGGCACCTACCGCCAGCTCTTCCACCCCGAGCAGCTCATCTCCGGCAAGGAGGACGCCGCCAACCCCTTCGCGTCGCCATTCTCAGTAG
- the LOC126795198 gene encoding uncharacterized protein LOC126795198 — protein MYATLSNGGAFSDPNVGLYCQLLTTKNSMRNGIGERNTAILGRWAAFMTASALKRCGLPLEALEYLSSPTTNVGDTNQGTVSDIGDFEKLHEILNPSPKNSSYWFSSNVAFHLEFHARLDLALQYFSTLIREHPSWPDTVFASFGANSHTNECENHEHVIVLQSFHQKLLTAVHHLEQKFSVVAIDLMSMVHSQTMILRCLISLSRSLFLQKLRRRKTTR, from the exons ATGTATGCTACTTTATCCAATGGTGGTGCTTTTTCAGACCCAAATGTTGGCCTGTATTGTCAATTGCTAACAACCAAGAACAGCATGAGGAATGGTATAGGGGAGCGAAATACTGCAATCCTCGGTAGGTGGGCAGCATTTATGACAGCTAGTGCCTTAAAGAGATGTGGACTTCCA CTCGAAGCTTTGGAGTACCTTTCATCTCCCACAACCAATGTTGGAGACACAAATCAAGGGACTGTATCAGATATTGGAGATTTTGAGAAGCTTCATGAAATTCTGAATCCTTCTCCAAAGAATTCTTCATATTGGTTTTCAAGTAATGTGGCTTTCCATCTGGAGTTCCATGCCCGATTAGATTTGGCACTTCAATACTTTTCAACGTTGATAAGAGAGCATCCAAGTTGGCCAGATACTGTTTTTGCATCTTTCGGAGCTAATTCACATACAAATGAGTGCGAGAATCATGAACATGTAATCGTTCTTCAGAGTTTCCACCAGAAACTACTCACAGCAGTTCATCACTTGGAACAAAAGTTTTCAGTGGTTGCTATTGATCTGATGAGCATGGTACATTCCCAGACTATGATATTAAGATGTTTAATTAGCTTATCTCGATCCTTGTTTCTCCAAAAGCTTCGTCGCCGGAAAACCACTCGTTGA